In Halichondria panicea chromosome 9, odHalPani1.1, whole genome shotgun sequence, a genomic segment contains:
- the LOC135341406 gene encoding ragulator complex protein LAMTOR4 homolog gives MSNLESIPGQTGYLILTADGAIQQSAGDLQNDEETAAIVLHMVQSSGKLMSALNSEGRGSFQRLSIVYRHHTLVASVWSQRVHVVKRINKET, from the exons ATG TCTAATCTAGAGTCGATACCCGGCCAAACGGGTTATCTGATCCTGACAGCTGATGGGGCAATACAGCAA AGCGCTGGTGACCTCCAGAACGATGAGGAGACAGCAGCCATTGTACTGCACATGGTCCAGAGCAGTGGCAAGCTTATGAGTGCTCTCAACAGCGAGGGGAGGGGGAGCTTTCAAAGACTGTCCA TTGTATATCGACATCACACACTTGTGGCAAGCGTTTGGAGTCAAAGAGTTCATGTTGTCAAGCGTATTAATAAAGAAACATAA
- the LOC135341394 gene encoding leucine-rich repeat-containing protein 39-like encodes MTSLPPLPRISFTRTHTLSKVGHHGGWGLVLRGTTCELEGNLKVYTCQVEDVTEGGEAQEQGIQKGDQIASIDDIQVRDLDHSRVVKLFQLRDRLKLTILPPHMLSSGQQIRVTKHNSSSVHSIWALMNNLCSLEIIGINLSKCGVFLGTLISLKSLSLCHCSLSSLVPLRGLQMLKRVSCLSLAHNYLADDAFTDGCGLQHLINLKKLDLSRNLLSAFPDVLYKLTRLEVLVIVDNNLSTIPDTLASLTSLHTLCLDGNLINDVDNITRSLPLLCKLSISDNRLECEPEVIKNGHYQITGIEKNPYTRSQDDPRSEPTLRRTLSVRGPVFMKKHDFTAPN; translated from the exons ATGACATCCCTGCCACCTCTGCCAAGGATTAGTTTCACCAGAACCCACACTCTGAGCAAAGTAGGTCACCATGGGGGCTGGGGGCTAGTCCTCAGAGGAACCACTTGTGAACTGGAGGGGAACCTGAAAGTGTACACCTGTCAAGTAGAGGACGTGACTGAGGGCGGGGAAGCACAG GAACAAGGTATTCAAAAAGGCGATCAG ATCGCAAGCATAGACGATATTCAAGTCAGAGATCTCGACCATTCTAGAGTTGTGAAACTATTCCAGCTCAGAGACAGGCTCAAGCTCACAATCCTGCCACCACACATGCTGTCCTCA GGGCAACAGATCCGAGTGACAAAACACAACTCTTCTTCAGTACATTCGATTTGGGCACTTATGAACAACCTCTGCAGCCTCGAAATAAT AGGAATCAACTTAAGCAAGTGTGGTGTTTTCCTGGGGACCTTGATAAGCCTGAAGAGCTTGTCACTCTGCCACTGCTCCCTGTCATCACTGGTGCCACTCAGAG GACTACAGATGTTGAAGAGGGTGAGCTGCCTTTCCCTGGCTCATAACTACTTAGCTGATGATGCATTCACAGATGGCTGTGGTCTCCAGCATCTAATCAATTTAAAGAAACTTGATTTGAGTCGAAACTTGCTGAGTGCTTTTCCAGATGTCCTATACAAACTAACAAG GTTAGAGGTCTTAGTGATTGTGGACAATAATCTATCAACCATCCCAGACACACTAGCCAGTCTAACGTCCCTTCACACTTTATG TTTGGATGGCAATCTAATTAATGATGTGGACAATATAACAAGATCACTACCTTTGTTATGCA AATTATCCATTTCAGACAATCGCTTGGAATGTGAGCCTGAAGTAATAAAGAACGGTCACTACCAAATAACAG GTATTGAGAAGAATCCTTACACCAGGAGCCAGGATGATCCCAGGAGTGAGCCAACACTGAGGAGAACACTTAGCGTACGGGGACCAGTTTTTATGAAAAAGCATGACTTTACTGCCCCAAATTAG
- the LOC135341370 gene encoding uncharacterized protein LOC135341370, translating to MNPSKRQKMDQASACIKQEVERMKSEIETVRVEKRERLRTMDFFCLDNSLRESTVGQLRSHTLENKKAIFKEIKKAGMTDVIVASFSQTARIDDDFCQWLVDEKEDMGGFFSFSEIYDVVEDGAYDTDDVPVSLEKNLKYGIANTFFEADFAGTDVEWGVKVFTKDICELIFKWIKWVHDNHPADANPRILLNMRDLPYAMTKVPERVLEIVTFLARMPQPYRMFALAFEDPFGEFLPEELEAWTGAIRRTMDSNGWSDGKLLVHIHQKWDLQTASQLDCLSAGADGVWASLCDEGAALGHASSTVTMMNLIRMGNEKILSKYNCKYFRQAAYNVTKITTGVAPHPKQPIYGDRAADLVFGFLGIGDFDVAEFFGVEAPVRITTLATPEMLVDRLQDLFPENDQFTLEIGSAMKAKIMEDLKDNRKEEYMSKAGIAILFDRAGGKLTAEMGEIVANDKVALKYHQELIDDIKQIWDKWDDKEGKRRPRRRGGRRPGRKGDGVLSFDSFYAAFMAPYFGCYRCDDTKKAFISIDMDSDGSVDWNEFLAYLKWALRQYPDIKTADDLVQIAFQKGIIPAMRDIKLKNRDMISMIR from the coding sequence ATGAACCCTTCCAAAAGGCAAAAAATGGATCAAGCAAGTGCATGCATCAAACAAGAAGTGGAACGGATGAAGTCCGAGATTGAGACTGTTCGGGTCGAAAAGCGAGAGAGACTTCGAACAATGGACTTCTTCTGTTTGGACAACTCACTCCGTGAAAGCACAGTTGGTCAACTGCGTAGCCATACCCTCGAAAACAAAAAGGCCATATTCAAAGAGATCAAGAAAGCCGGAATGACCGATGTGATTGTTGCCTCTTTCTCTCAGACTGCTCGCATCGATGATGATTTCTGCCAATGGCTTGTAGACGAAAAAGAAGACATGGGAGggtttttttctttttctgaAATCTACGACGTGGTCGAAGATGGAGCTTATGATACTGATGACGTTCCTGTCTCCCTTGAAAAGAACTTGAAGTACGGTATTGCAAACACCTTTTTCGAAGCCGATTTCGCAGGGACTGACGTTGAATGGGGAGTGAAGGTCTTTACTAAAGACATTTGCGAACTCATCTTTAAATGGATCAAGTGGGTGCATGATAACCACCCCGCTGATGCCAATCCTCGCATTCTTCTGAACATGCGTGATCTCCCTTATGCAATGACGAAAGTCCCCGAAAGAGTGCTCGAAATCGTGACATTCCTTGCGAGAATGCCCCAGCCCTACCGGATGTTTGCTCTTGCTTTTGAAGATCCGTTTGGTGAATTCCTCCCAGAAGAGCTTGAAGCTTGGACTGGAGCTATACGAAGGACAATGGATTCAAACGGTTGGAGTGACGGCAAGCTGCTTGTGCACATCCATCAGAAATGGGACCTCCAGACAGCCTCCCAGCTCGACTGCTTGAGTgcaggtgccgatggagtatGGGCCAGCCTGTGTGACGAGGGAGCTGCTCTCGGTCACGCTAGTTCTACTGTGACAATGATGAACCTGATTCGAATGGGAAACGAGAAGATCTTGAGCAAGTACAACTGCAAGTATTTTCGACAGGCCGCATACAACGTCACCAAAATCACCACAGGTGTAGCACCACATCCTAAGCAGCCCATCTATGGAGATCGAGCTGCAGATCTTGTGTTTGGATTCCTCGGAATTGGAGATTTCGATGTTGCCGAGTTTTTCGGTGTGGAGGCTCCAGTGCGTATCACAACTCTGGCTACTCCCGAAATGTTGGTAGACAGGCTCCAAGATCTGTTTCCGGAAAATGATCAGTTCACTTTGGAAATTGGAAGCGCAATGAAGGCAAAGATCATGGAAGACTTGAAGGACAATCGAAAAGAAGAGTACATGAGCAAAGCAGGAATTGCCATTCTGTTTGATCGAGCTGGTGGTAAGCTAACCGCTGAGATGGGCGAAATAGTTGCCAACGATAAAGTGGCATTAAAGTACCACCAAGAGCTCATTGACGACATTAAGCAGATTTGGGACAAGTGGGACGATAAAGAGGGAAAGAGACGTCCCCGCAGAAGGGGTGGTCGACGTCCAGGCAGGAAGGGAGACGGGGTTTTAAGTTTCGATTCCTTCTACGCCGCCTTCATGGCTCCTTACTTTGGCTGCTACCGATGCGATGACACCAAGAAAGCATTCATATCAATCGATATGGATTCTGATGGATCTGTGGACTGGAACGAATTTTTGGCGTATCTCAAATGGGCCCTTCGTCAATACCCTGACATAAAAACAGCGGATGATCTTGTCCAAATAGCATTTCAAAAGGGCATCATCCCAGCCATGCGTGATATCAAGCTCAAAAATAGAGATATGATTTCGATGATTCGATGA